Proteins from a single region of Mumia flava:
- a CDS encoding response regulator — MDAPDEAAEPLQVLLVDDQELFRRGLRLVLSAEPGMVIEEAHDGPSGVEAAARSAPDVVLLDVRMPGMSGPQAAAAIKAVAPSARIVMLTASDEEADLFDSVRNGAAGYLLKDSSVDQVSDAVRKVATGQSLISPPMATRLLEEFRQMASREGEPARATHLSDRELEVLRLVAMGRNNREIAGELFISENTVKNHVRNILEKLQLRSRVEAATYAVRERLLDP; from the coding sequence ATGGACGCTCCCGACGAGGCTGCCGAGCCGCTGCAGGTGCTGCTGGTCGATGACCAGGAGCTCTTCCGCCGCGGCCTGCGGCTGGTGCTGTCCGCCGAGCCCGGGATGGTGATCGAGGAGGCGCACGACGGTCCGTCGGGTGTGGAGGCGGCGGCGCGCAGCGCTCCGGACGTGGTGCTGCTCGACGTCCGGATGCCCGGGATGAGCGGGCCGCAGGCCGCGGCGGCGATCAAGGCGGTCGCTCCGTCGGCGCGCATCGTGATGCTGACGGCGAGCGACGAGGAGGCGGACCTGTTCGACTCGGTCCGCAACGGCGCGGCGGGCTACCTGCTCAAGGACTCCTCGGTCGACCAGGTCAGCGACGCCGTGCGCAAGGTGGCGACCGGCCAGTCGCTGATCAGCCCGCCGATGGCCACCCGCCTGCTGGAGGAGTTCCGCCAGATGGCCAGCCGCGAGGGCGAGCCCGCGCGTGCGACCCACCTGAGCGACCGTGAGCTCGAGGTGCTGCGGCTGGTGGCGATGGGGCGCAACAACCGTGAGATCGCCGGCGAGCTGTTCATCAGCGAGAACACCGTGAAGAACCACGTCCGCAACATCCTGGAGAAGCTCCAGCTCCGTTCCCGGGTCGAGGCGGCGACGTACGCCGTGCGCGAGCGGCTGCTCGACCCATGA
- a CDS encoding AAA family ATPase, translating into MSVPVLLAAGGEPWEADLVAAAVAADGLVVVRRCVDVADAVATAAGGGVRVALVSASLPGLDTDVVRRIAEQEVLVAAVEGPGPGSARERAGALGIGHVLSLTELDQVAELARRRSAERASTGPATAGGSGRAPHARPVEPGGTPGDEVTGHVGAGHVEAGREGAGGGGGSADGRVIAVWGPHGAPGRSTVALGLAGELAAAGRDTILADADLRGGSQAQALAMLDEVSGLLAAARQASAGRLDEAGLLACLRGVGPRLSVLTGPSHPRRSGGIRPAALEIVLETGRRLGDVVVDLGPGLEAVDDARGRSLSLNREALLAADVVVVVGTPDPVGLARLSRALLDLAELVVDPPVVVVNQVRGSLGWSEAEITSTLRRLAGVEPRSFVALDRTATDRCLVHGRTPAEAVPASALRQSLTRLARDITAGVLRLA; encoded by the coding sequence GTGAGCGTCCCGGTGCTGCTGGCGGCCGGGGGCGAGCCGTGGGAGGCCGACCTGGTCGCGGCAGCCGTGGCGGCCGACGGCCTCGTGGTCGTGCGGCGCTGCGTCGACGTGGCCGACGCCGTGGCGACGGCGGCCGGCGGAGGCGTACGGGTCGCGCTGGTCTCGGCGTCGCTGCCAGGTCTCGACACCGACGTCGTGCGTCGGATCGCTGAGCAGGAGGTGCTGGTCGCCGCGGTCGAGGGGCCGGGTCCGGGGAGCGCACGAGAGCGAGCGGGCGCCCTCGGGATCGGTCACGTGCTGAGCCTCACCGAGCTCGACCAGGTCGCGGAGCTGGCTCGCCGGCGCTCGGCCGAGCGCGCGTCGACGGGGCCGGCCACGGCCGGCGGCTCCGGCAGGGCGCCGCACGCGCGCCCGGTCGAGCCGGGTGGGACGCCGGGAGACGAGGTGACCGGCCACGTGGGGGCCGGGCACGTGGAGGCCGGACGGGAGGGGGCCGGCGGCGGTGGCGGCTCCGCGGACGGCCGCGTGATCGCGGTCTGGGGGCCGCACGGTGCGCCGGGCCGGAGCACCGTGGCGCTGGGGCTCGCCGGCGAGCTCGCCGCCGCAGGTCGTGACACGATCCTCGCGGACGCCGACCTGCGCGGCGGCTCCCAGGCGCAGGCGCTCGCCATGCTGGACGAGGTCAGCGGGCTGCTCGCGGCAGCGCGGCAGGCGTCCGCGGGCCGGCTGGACGAGGCCGGGCTGCTCGCGTGCCTGCGCGGCGTCGGGCCTCGCCTGTCGGTGCTCACCGGTCCGAGCCACCCGCGTCGCTCCGGCGGGATCCGCCCCGCGGCGCTGGAGATCGTGCTCGAGACCGGACGCCGCCTGGGCGACGTGGTGGTCGACCTGGGGCCCGGCCTCGAGGCGGTCGACGACGCGCGCGGGCGCAGCCTGTCGCTCAACCGCGAGGCGCTGCTGGCGGCCGACGTCGTGGTGGTGGTCGGGACCCCCGACCCCGTCGGGCTGGCGAGGCTCAGCCGCGCGCTGCTCGACCTGGCCGAGCTCGTGGTCGACCCGCCGGTCGTCGTCGTCAACCAGGTGCGAGGGAGCCTGGGCTGGAGCGAGGCGGAGATCACGTCGACGCTGCGTCGGCTCGCCGGGGTGGAGCCGAGGTCGTTCGTCGCGCTCGACCGGACGGCCACCGACCGCTGTCTCGTGCACGGCCGCACGCCGGCCGAGGCGGTGCCGGCGAGCGCGCTGCGGCAGTCGCTGACGCGGCTGGCGCGCGACATCACGGCCGGCGTGCTCCGACTGGCGTAG
- a CDS encoding winged helix-turn-helix domain-containing protein: protein MTAARPLSAATARRVALAAQGFADPPHRKVTARTIDRAVARTGVLQIDSVNVLQRAHYLPLFSRVGPYDPDLLHTAAERSPRCLVEYWAHVAAYMPVDLWPVMRHRMDEYRRDGHAWSGGAGRPAVADDLLARVRDRGPVTSRDLEEATGARSKEHWGWNWSLTKRALEYLFLSGEIAVVRRNQAFERVFDVAERVVPARWWEAPALSEAEAGRALVRRAAASHGVATEAQLRDYFRMPVGQTRRAVAELVESGELVEVAVQGWSRPGYLAASARVPRRVRAEALLSPFDPLVWERSRTEGLFGFRYRIEIYVPASRRVHGYYVLPFLLDEALVARVDLKADRPGGRLLVKAAWGESGIDVDRVADRLADHLRALGGWLGLDDVVVEPLGDLSSALAAAVARS, encoded by the coding sequence ATGACGGCGGCCCGACCGCTGTCCGCGGCGACCGCTCGCCGGGTCGCGCTCGCCGCGCAGGGATTCGCCGACCCTCCGCACCGCAAGGTCACGGCACGCACGATCGACCGTGCGGTCGCGCGCACGGGCGTGCTCCAGATCGACTCGGTGAACGTCCTGCAGCGCGCACACTACCTACCGCTGTTCAGCCGGGTCGGACCCTACGATCCCGACCTGCTGCACACCGCCGCCGAGCGCTCGCCGCGCTGCCTCGTCGAGTACTGGGCGCACGTGGCCGCCTACATGCCGGTCGACCTCTGGCCCGTGATGCGGCACCGGATGGACGAGTACCGCCGCGACGGGCACGCGTGGTCCGGCGGGGCCGGGCGGCCGGCGGTCGCCGACGATCTCCTGGCCCGGGTGCGCGACCGGGGCCCGGTCACCTCGCGCGACCTCGAGGAGGCGACCGGTGCCCGGTCGAAGGAGCACTGGGGCTGGAACTGGTCGCTGACGAAGCGTGCGCTCGAGTATCTCTTCCTCTCCGGGGAGATCGCCGTCGTCCGGCGCAACCAGGCCTTCGAGCGGGTCTTCGACGTCGCCGAGCGGGTGGTCCCCGCCCGGTGGTGGGAGGCGCCGGCGCTGAGCGAGGCGGAGGCTGGTCGTGCGCTGGTCCGTCGGGCGGCCGCCTCGCACGGGGTGGCGACCGAGGCGCAGCTGCGTGACTACTTCCGGATGCCCGTCGGTCAGACTCGTCGGGCGGTCGCCGAGCTGGTCGAGTCCGGCGAGCTGGTCGAGGTGGCGGTGCAGGGGTGGAGCCGGCCCGGCTACCTCGCCGCCTCCGCACGAGTGCCTCGGCGCGTGCGCGCGGAGGCGCTGCTGAGCCCGTTCGACCCGCTGGTGTGGGAGCGGTCGCGGACCGAGGGCCTGTTCGGGTTCCGCTACCGGATCGAGATCTACGTCCCGGCCTCGCGCCGGGTCCACGGCTACTACGTGCTGCCGTTCCTGCTCGACGAGGCCCTGGTCGCGCGGGTGGACCTGAAGGCCGACCGGCCCGGTGGGCGGCTGCTGGTGAAGGCCGCGTGGGGCGAGTCCGGGATCGACGTCGACCGGGTCGCCGACCGGCTCGCGGACCACCTGCGTGCCCTCGGCGGATGGCTCGGACTGGACGACGTGGTCGTCGAGCCGCTGGGGGACCTGAGCAGCGCGCTGGCCGCGGCCGTCGCTCGTTCGTGA
- a CDS encoding wax ester/triacylglycerol synthase family O-acyltransferase: MPHRLDPLDVTFLAEETSNEPRQVMTLLILEHGDRRFDYETLLRVIEERIALVPRYRMRVVGVPGGLGPPVWIDDEAFDLTYHVRRSALPAPGTYEGLRELVARLVARRLDVSRPLWEAYLIEGLEQDRVALLIKSHQALVDGSVTVDLAQVLLDESAHDRDVPPDGWAPRPRPPRGSLLAGSLVDAALHPTRAIDRVGVGFDRAQTRLTRFAQTLPVIKAVGPDGDGPFHARLSQHRRYVTVSTSLDDYRQVRDVHGGTVNDVVMATVAGAIRGYLLAQGFPVTDATRVRALVPMSVATDDGLPTSYGSTVRGHLLALPVGESNPVVRLHQVSYVLKAHKETGVAVAANTLASLPGFAPTTFHAVGARVAQGQPEHSYDVVVTNVPGPREPMYVAGARVAETYPGIPLSGDHTISIGVTSYEGQVGYGVLADRQAVAGADVLGQCLREALDELVETASPNRLRAPRGVPAPRSEEGA, translated from the coding sequence GTGCCGCACCGACTCGACCCTCTGGACGTCACCTTCCTCGCGGAGGAGACCTCGAACGAGCCGCGTCAGGTGATGACCCTGCTGATCCTCGAGCACGGCGACCGCCGGTTCGACTACGAGACGCTGCTGCGCGTGATCGAGGAGCGGATCGCGCTCGTCCCGCGCTACCGGATGCGGGTCGTCGGGGTGCCGGGCGGGCTGGGACCGCCCGTCTGGATCGACGACGAGGCGTTCGATCTCACCTACCACGTACGACGGTCCGCGCTGCCGGCACCGGGGACGTACGAGGGCCTGCGCGAGCTCGTCGCCCGGCTCGTCGCTCGCCGCCTCGACGTCTCCCGCCCGCTGTGGGAGGCCTACCTGATCGAGGGGCTCGAGCAGGACCGGGTCGCTCTGCTGATCAAGTCCCACCAGGCGCTGGTCGACGGGTCCGTGACGGTCGATCTCGCCCAGGTGCTGCTCGACGAGTCGGCGCACGACCGCGACGTCCCGCCCGACGGGTGGGCTCCGCGCCCGCGCCCGCCGCGTGGCTCGCTGCTCGCGGGCTCTCTCGTCGACGCGGCGCTGCACCCGACCCGGGCGATCGACCGCGTCGGCGTCGGGTTCGACCGTGCCCAGACCCGCCTGACCCGGTTCGCGCAGACCCTCCCGGTGATCAAGGCGGTCGGGCCGGACGGTGACGGCCCGTTCCACGCACGGCTCAGCCAGCACCGACGCTACGTCACGGTGAGCACGTCGCTCGACGACTACCGGCAGGTGCGCGACGTGCACGGCGGCACCGTCAACGACGTGGTGATGGCCACCGTCGCCGGTGCGATCCGGGGCTACCTGCTGGCGCAGGGGTTCCCGGTGACCGACGCGACGCGGGTGCGCGCGCTGGTGCCGATGTCGGTGGCCACGGACGACGGGCTGCCCACCTCCTACGGCAGCACCGTGCGTGGTCACCTGCTCGCCCTGCCGGTCGGCGAGTCGAACCCGGTCGTCCGCCTGCACCAGGTCTCCTACGTGCTCAAGGCGCACAAGGAGACCGGTGTCGCGGTCGCCGCGAACACCCTCGCATCGCTGCCCGGATTCGCTCCGACGACGTTCCACGCGGTGGGGGCGCGCGTCGCGCAGGGCCAGCCCGAGCACAGCTACGACGTGGTGGTCACGAACGTCCCCGGCCCGCGCGAGCCGATGTACGTCGCCGGCGCCCGGGTCGCGGAGACCTACCCGGGGATCCCGCTGTCGGGCGACCACACGATCTCGATCGGCGTGACGTCCTACGAGGGACAGGTCGGCTACGGCGTGCTCGCGGACCGGCAGGCGGTCGCGGGTGCCGACGTGCTGGGCCAGTGCCTGCGCGAGGCGCTCGACGAGCTCGTCGAGACGGCGAGCCCGAACCGCCTGCGTGCCCCCCGGGGCGTCCCCGCGCCGCGGTCCGAGGAGGGCGCATGA
- the hpf gene encoding ribosome hibernation-promoting factor, HPF/YfiA family, which produces MEVVIKGHNCEISQRFRDYVDEKMRRIEKHDQRKKIQRVVVEACKERNPRQSDRAARVEITVRTRGPVIRAEACADEHLAALDGAIDKLEARLRKAADRRRVHHGNRTPMSVAEFAATNGDGAEAVEEEPIDAVHYAGPVEVRGEGPLVVREKTHRAAPMTLDQALYEMELVGHDFYLFVEKDSGHPSVVYRRHGYDYGVIHLDPSAAAAHDIGAPGIDAASG; this is translated from the coding sequence GTGGAAGTCGTGATCAAGGGCCACAACTGCGAGATCAGCCAGCGTTTCCGGGACTACGTCGACGAGAAGATGCGCCGCATCGAGAAGCACGACCAGCGCAAGAAGATCCAGCGCGTCGTCGTCGAGGCCTGCAAGGAGCGCAACCCCCGGCAGAGCGACCGGGCGGCGCGAGTGGAGATCACGGTCCGCACCCGTGGCCCGGTGATCCGGGCCGAGGCCTGCGCCGACGAGCACCTGGCGGCGCTCGACGGCGCGATCGACAAGCTCGAGGCGCGACTGCGCAAGGCCGCCGACCGACGGCGGGTGCACCACGGCAACCGCACGCCCATGTCGGTGGCGGAGTTCGCCGCGACGAACGGCGACGGTGCGGAGGCGGTCGAGGAGGAGCCGATCGACGCCGTCCACTACGCCGGCCCGGTCGAGGTCCGCGGTGAGGGTCCGCTGGTGGTGCGGGAGAAGACCCACCGGGCGGCCCCGATGACGCTCGACCAGGCGCTCTACGAGATGGAGCTGGTCGGCCACGACTTCTACCTGTTCGTCGAGAAGGACTCCGGCCACCCGAGCGTGGTGTACCGGCGGCACGGCTACGACTACGGGGTGATCCACCTCGATCCGTCGGCGGCCGCCGCGCACGACATCGGCGCGCCCGGCATCGACGCGGCGTCCGGCTGA
- the secA gene encoding preprotein translocase subunit SecA, with protein MDKILRAGEGKILRQLQAIVKQVNALEDDFVSLSDEELRAMTDEFKERLEAGETLDDLMPEAFATVREAAKRVLGQRHFDVQIMGGAALHLGNIAEMKTGEGKTLVATLPSYLNALSGKGVHVVTVNDYLAKYHAEWMGRVFGFLGLTTDVILPSMPPNRRREAYHADITYATNNELGFDYLRDNMADSLDECVQRGHNFAIVDEVDSILIDEARTPLIISGPTQDEVKWYGEFSTIVGPMSVDEDYEVDEKKRTISVLEPAIEKVEDHLGIDNLYDAVNTPLISFLNNAIKAKELFKRDKDYVVINGEVLIVDEHTGRILEGRRYNEGLHQAIEAKERVQIREEYQTLATITLQNYFRLYSKLSGMTGTAMTEASEFDKIYGLGVVPIPTNKPIARTDHKDLVYRTEDAKFDAVVDDIAERHEAGQPILVGTTSVEKSERLSKLLKKRRIPHQVLNAKQHASEAAVVAVAGHKGAVTVATNMAGRGTDIMLGGSVEFLADQALREKGLDPVETPEEYEAAWPDKVAEIEKQVAEDHDEVVALGGLAVIGTERHESRRIDNQLRGRSGRQGDPGDTRFYLSLQDDLMRLFKADWVDFILTSLKVPDDVPIEKKSVTNAIASAQGQVEGQNFETRKNILKYDDVMNRQREVIYGERRRVLEGADLSEWVRTMITDTVSGYVNGVAVGFPDEWDLDALWTGLKTLYPVSVSVAELEEAHGGRSGLTREVLSEALTADAAAAYEKREAALGEEVVRELERRVVLSVVDRKWREHLYEMDYLREGIGLRAYSQRDPLVEYQREGHEFFTAMMDAIKEESVGYLFNVDVEVAEDGEAGETSVSAKGLEVEHEEHLTYSGPTETGEVEVETVDEEDDAPSADANERARQDKAKARARQKAKQQRKSRKRNR; from the coding sequence ATCGACAAGATCCTGCGCGCTGGTGAAGGCAAGATCCTTCGCCAGCTGCAGGCCATCGTGAAGCAGGTCAACGCCCTCGAGGACGACTTCGTCTCGCTCAGCGACGAGGAGCTGCGGGCGATGACCGACGAGTTCAAGGAGCGGCTCGAGGCCGGGGAGACCTTGGACGACCTCATGCCGGAGGCGTTCGCCACGGTGCGTGAGGCGGCCAAGCGCGTCCTCGGTCAGCGCCACTTCGACGTCCAGATCATGGGCGGCGCAGCGCTGCACCTCGGCAACATCGCCGAGATGAAGACCGGTGAGGGCAAGACGTTGGTGGCGACGCTGCCGAGCTACCTGAACGCCCTGTCGGGCAAGGGCGTGCACGTCGTGACGGTCAACGACTACCTCGCCAAGTACCACGCCGAGTGGATGGGCCGCGTCTTCGGGTTCCTGGGCCTGACGACCGACGTGATCCTCCCGTCGATGCCCCCGAACCGTCGGCGCGAGGCGTACCACGCCGACATCACCTACGCGACGAACAACGAGCTCGGCTTCGACTACCTGCGCGACAACATGGCCGACAGCCTGGACGAGTGCGTCCAGCGCGGGCACAACTTCGCGATCGTGGACGAGGTCGACTCGATCCTGATCGACGAGGCGCGCACGCCGCTGATCATCTCCGGTCCGACGCAGGACGAGGTGAAGTGGTACGGCGAGTTCTCCACGATCGTCGGGCCGATGAGCGTCGACGAGGACTACGAGGTCGACGAGAAGAAGCGGACCATCTCGGTGCTGGAGCCGGCCATCGAGAAGGTCGAGGACCACCTGGGCATCGACAACCTCTACGACGCCGTCAACACCCCGCTGATCTCGTTCCTCAACAACGCGATCAAGGCCAAGGAGCTGTTCAAGCGCGACAAGGACTACGTCGTGATCAACGGCGAGGTCCTGATCGTCGACGAGCACACCGGGCGCATCCTCGAGGGCCGCCGCTACAACGAGGGCCTGCACCAGGCGATCGAGGCGAAGGAGCGGGTCCAGATCCGCGAGGAGTACCAGACCCTCGCCACGATCACGCTGCAGAACTACTTCCGGCTCTACTCCAAGCTGTCCGGCATGACCGGCACGGCGATGACCGAGGCCAGCGAGTTCGACAAGATCTACGGTCTCGGCGTCGTCCCGATCCCGACCAACAAGCCGATCGCCCGGACCGACCACAAGGACCTGGTCTACCGGACCGAGGACGCGAAGTTCGACGCGGTCGTGGACGACATCGCCGAGCGGCACGAGGCGGGTCAGCCGATCCTGGTCGGCACGACCAGCGTCGAGAAGTCGGAGCGGCTCTCGAAGCTGCTGAAGAAGCGGCGGATCCCGCACCAGGTGCTGAACGCGAAGCAGCACGCGAGCGAGGCGGCCGTCGTCGCCGTCGCCGGCCACAAGGGTGCCGTCACGGTCGCCACGAACATGGCCGGCCGCGGCACCGACATCATGCTCGGCGGCAGCGTCGAGTTCCTGGCCGACCAGGCGCTGCGCGAGAAGGGACTCGACCCGGTCGAGACACCCGAGGAGTACGAGGCCGCGTGGCCCGACAAGGTCGCGGAGATCGAGAAGCAGGTCGCCGAGGACCACGACGAGGTCGTGGCGCTCGGCGGTCTCGCGGTGATCGGCACCGAGCGGCACGAGTCCCGCCGCATCGACAACCAGCTCCGTGGTCGTTCGGGCCGTCAGGGCGACCCGGGCGACACGCGGTTCTACCTGTCGCTTCAGGACGACCTGATGCGGCTCTTCAAGGCCGACTGGGTCGACTTCATCCTCACGTCGCTGAAGGTCCCGGACGACGTCCCGATCGAGAAGAAGAGCGTCACGAACGCCATCGCCTCGGCCCAGGGGCAGGTCGAGGGGCAGAACTTCGAGACCCGCAAGAACATCCTCAAGTACGACGACGTGATGAACCGTCAGCGCGAGGTGATCTACGGCGAGCGCCGGCGTGTGCTCGAGGGCGCCGACCTGAGCGAGTGGGTCCGGACGATGATCACCGACACGGTGTCGGGGTACGTGAACGGCGTCGCCGTGGGCTTCCCGGACGAGTGGGACCTGGACGCCCTGTGGACGGGCCTGAAGACGCTCTACCCGGTCTCGGTCTCGGTGGCCGAGCTCGAGGAGGCGCACGGTGGTCGTTCCGGTCTGACCCGCGAGGTCCTCAGCGAGGCGCTCACCGCCGACGCCGCCGCGGCCTACGAGAAGCGTGAGGCCGCCCTCGGCGAGGAGGTCGTCCGCGAGCTCGAGCGCCGGGTCGTCCTCTCGGTGGTCGACCGCAAGTGGCGCGAGCACCTCTACGAGATGGACTACCTGCGCGAGGGCATCGGGCTGCGGGCCTACTCCCAGCGCGACCCGCTCGTCGAGTACCAGCGCGAGGGCCACGAGTTCTTCACCGCGATGATGGACGCGATCAAGGAGGAGTCGGTCGGCTACCTCTTCAACGTCGACGTCGAGGTGGCCGAGGACGGCGAGGCGGGGGAGACGTCGGTCTCGGCCAAGGGCCTCGAGGTCGAGCACGAGGAGCACCTGACCTACAGCGGCCCCACCGAGACCGGCGAGGTCGAGGTGGAGACCGTGGACGAGGAGGACGACGCGCCGTCGGCCGACGCCAACGAGCGTGCCCGTCAGGACAAGGCGAAGGCGCGGGCCCGGCAGAAGGCCAAGCAGCAGCGCAAGTCGCGCAAGCGCAACCGCTGA
- a CDS encoding helix-turn-helix domain-containing protein, which produces MPIGSSTPRFLTLADVAEVLNVSERQAYALVRRGELRAIRVGGKGTWRVETSALEEYISGAYQAAADHIAAHPFADEDVSADI; this is translated from the coding sequence ATGCCCATCGGTTCCTCGACCCCGCGTTTCCTCACGCTGGCCGACGTCGCCGAGGTGCTGAACGTCTCCGAGCGCCAGGCCTACGCCCTGGTCCGGCGCGGCGAGCTCCGTGCGATCAGGGTCGGCGGCAAGGGGACGTGGCGGGTCGAGACGAGCGCGCTGGAGGAGTACATCTCGGGCGCCTACCAGGCGGCTGCCGACCACATCGCGGCACACCCGTTCGCCGACGAGGACGTCAGCGCGGACATCTGA
- a CDS encoding LysM peptidoglycan-binding domain-containing protein translates to MRRAATVVLALAPVVLSVWLVPRASAAALVLAATFDPSVRQPAGAGATPGDATAAALAAIPTVVAAVATGWLAATVLLACLARVLGTGTGWLLRATPRPWRWVIMTLAGCSTIALAPTSVAADGSSAHPGRAERAPLERVVGLALPDRPARSVVRASDAPPADRSRPALPEVRPRTSAPGSGGHYVVRAGDSLWSIAARELAGSRRSATVRVVDRRWRRWYAANRSVVGPDPDLLVPGTPLRPPGRTTARRPTSAAAGDAARPSRSPAATTLTDPREHRGDR, encoded by the coding sequence ATGCGTCGTGCTGCGACCGTCGTGCTCGCGCTCGCGCCGGTGGTGCTGTCGGTCTGGCTCGTGCCCAGGGCGAGCGCAGCCGCCCTGGTCCTCGCCGCGACGTTCGACCCCTCGGTGCGGCAACCGGCCGGAGCCGGAGCAACCCCGGGCGACGCGACCGCCGCCGCGCTCGCCGCGATCCCCACGGTGGTCGCCGCGGTGGCGACCGGCTGGCTGGCCGCGACCGTCCTGCTCGCCTGTCTCGCCCGCGTGCTCGGCACCGGGACGGGCTGGCTGCTCCGCGCGACCCCACGGCCGTGGCGCTGGGTGATCATGACGCTGGCCGGCTGTTCGACGATCGCGCTCGCACCGACCTCGGTGGCCGCCGACGGGTCGAGCGCACACCCGGGACGCGCGGAGCGCGCCCCGCTCGAACGGGTCGTGGGTCTCGCGCTCCCGGACCGTCCGGCACGGTCGGTCGTCCGGGCCTCCGACGCCCCGCCCGCCGACCGCAGCCGCCCTGCCCTGCCTGAGGTGCGCCCGCGCACGAGCGCACCGGGATCCGGTGGACACTACGTCGTCCGCGCCGGCGACTCGCTGTGGTCGATCGCCGCTCGCGAGCTGGCCGGCTCCCGCCGCTCGGCCACCGTCCGCGTCGTCGACCGCCGTTGGCGCCGCTGGTACGCCGCGAACCGCTCCGTCGTCGGTCCCGATCCCGACCTCCTCGTGCCTGGCACGCCGCTGCGACCGCCCGGGCGGACCACAGCACGCCGACCGACGTCCGCGGCGGCGGGCGACGCGGCACGACCGTCCCGCAGCCCAGCAGCCACGACCCTCACCGACCCCCGTGAGCACCGAGGAGACCGATGA
- a CDS encoding Rv3235 family protein, with translation MTIRSTDLTLVRGDHPAPIPQVRGQWALPLTDGANALALDAPPRPDVRVGPPPVRLRAVEDEDLAARGARLVQAVLEVQAGTRPLGQLARVLRTDVHDQLQRRLTLLARTRRPRPTPPPRARVASARAYQPHPDAAEISVRVVQDGRSRAVAARIEYDRERREPTWVCTAFCWS, from the coding sequence ATGACCATCCGCAGCACCGACCTGACGCTCGTCCGTGGCGACCACCCGGCACCGATCCCCCAGGTCCGCGGCCAGTGGGCCCTGCCGCTGACCGACGGCGCGAACGCTCTCGCGCTCGATGCTCCACCACGTCCCGACGTGCGGGTGGGGCCGCCACCGGTACGCCTGCGCGCGGTCGAGGACGAGGACCTCGCGGCGCGCGGCGCCCGACTGGTCCAGGCGGTCCTCGAGGTGCAGGCCGGCACCCGACCTCTCGGGCAGCTGGCACGCGTGCTCCGGACCGACGTGCACGACCAGCTCCAGCGTCGCCTGACCCTGCTCGCACGCACCCGACGCCCGCGGCCGACACCTCCGCCGCGTGCCCGGGTCGCCTCGGCCCGGGCCTACCAGCCGCACCCCGACGCCGCGGAGATCAGCGTCCGGGTCGTCCAGGACGGACGGTCGCGCGCCGTCGCCGCGCGGATCGAGTACGACCGCGAGCGACGCGAGCCGACCTGGGTCTGCACGGCGTTCTGCTGGAGCTGA
- a CDS encoding ComF family protein, with amino-acid sequence MRATWDRHREALADLVLGVRCGGCSSPGTRLCGQCRARLRARPVARWPDPPPALLRATLAAPPAAALDYTGLVPTVLAAYKEQGRADLGPMLGDLLAVAVLTALAGAVVPGPDGSAGPPPSGDLWSRVVLVPVPSRRAAVRRRGRDAVGDLARQAARRLGSVGLDVRVGTLLRVVRPVADQAGLDARARAENVAGVFGPRGTHRFRTAAPRATLVVVDDVVTTGATVAEAVRALGGMGATPVAVASVAAARRRRASAAGDP; translated from the coding sequence GTGCGTGCGACCTGGGACCGGCACCGGGAGGCGCTGGCGGATCTGGTCCTCGGCGTGAGGTGCGGCGGCTGCTCCAGCCCGGGCACCCGGCTGTGCGGGCAGTGCCGGGCGCGCCTGCGGGCGCGACCCGTCGCCCGATGGCCGGACCCACCTCCGGCTCTGCTCCGCGCGACCCTGGCGGCACCGCCGGCCGCGGCCCTCGACTACACCGGCCTCGTGCCGACGGTGCTCGCGGCCTACAAGGAGCAGGGCCGTGCCGACCTGGGGCCGATGCTCGGGGACCTGCTGGCCGTGGCCGTGCTGACGGCACTCGCGGGGGCAGTCGTGCCGGGTCCGGACGGGTCGGCCGGTCCGCCTCCGAGCGGGGACCTGTGGAGCCGCGTCGTGCTGGTGCCGGTGCCGTCGCGGCGGGCCGCGGTGCGCCGGCGCGGTCGGGACGCGGTCGGGGATCTTGCGCGGCAGGCGGCGAGACGGCTGGGCTCGGTGGGTCTGGACGTCCGCGTCGGCACTCTGCTGCGGGTGGTGCGGCCGGTCGCGGACCAGGCGGGGCTGGACGCCCGTGCCCGCGCCGAGAACGTCGCGGGCGTCTTCGGGCCGAGGGGTACGCATCGGTTCCGGACCGCTGCTCCTCGGGCGACGCTCGTCGTGGTCGACGACGTCGTCACCACCGGCGCGACGGTGGCCGAGGCGGTCCGGGCGCTCGGCGGCATGGGGGCGACGCCGGTCGCTGTCGCGTCGGTGGCGGCTGCGCGGCGACGGCGCGCGTCGGCGGCCGGCGACCCGTGA